In Vigna unguiculata cultivar IT97K-499-35 chromosome 3, ASM411807v1, whole genome shotgun sequence, a single genomic region encodes these proteins:
- the LOC114176243 gene encoding protein argonaute PNH1-like — translation MKDPAEDQVKSRRALHRSKDLRRKDRRRRSQCKQDKLQETGLDSQLVSSACKSLVFPARPGYGQLGTKCLVKANHFLADISASDLSHYNVTITPEVTSRKTSKAIVSELVRLHRNTDLGMRLPVYDGGRNLYTAGLLPFASKEFSIVLSQDDEGTGGTREREFEVVIKFAARVSMHQLRELLSGKQVDTPQEALTVIDIVLRELAAQSFVSIGRFLYSPDLRKPQQLGGGLESWRGFYQSIRPTQMGLSLNIDMSSMAFIEPLPVIDFVAQILGKDVLSKPLSDADRVKIKKALRGVKVEVTHRGSFRRKYRITGLTSQPTRELNFPVDEKMNMKSVVDYFQEMYGYTIIYSHLPCLQVGSQKKVNYLPMEACKIVGGQRYTKGLNEKQITSLLKVSCQRPREQETDILQTIQENNYEYNPYVKEFGISIDSKLASVEARVLPAPWLKYHDTGREKEHLPQVGQWNMMNKKVINGSTVRYWACINFSRSIQEIARGFCQQLVQMCQISGMEFSLDPVIPIYTARPDMVKKALKYVHSAVRDKLGGKELELLIAILPDNNGSLYGDLKRICETDLGLISQCCLSKHVFKINRQYLANVALKINVKLGGRNTVLLDALSWRIPLVSDIPTIIFGADVTHPESGEDPCPSIAAVVASQDWPEVTKYAGLVCAQPHREELIQDLFKCWKDPHHGVVYGGMIRELLLSFKKATGQKPLRIIFYRDGVSEGQFYQVLLYELDAIRKACASLEPSYQPPVTFVVVQKRHHTRLFSNNHDDRNSTDKSGNILPGTVVDSKICHPTEFDFYLCSHAGIQGTSRPAHYHVLWDENNFTADEIQSLTNNLCYTYARCTRSVSVVPPAYYAHLAAYRARFYMEPDVHEIARSKDESVRPLPALKEKVKNVMFYC, via the exons ATGAAGGATCCAGCGGAGGATCAAGTGAAATCTAGGAGGGCCCTGCACAGATCAAAAGACCTTAGAAGAaaagatagaagaagaagaagccaaTGCAAACAAGATAAATTACAAGAAACAGGACTTGACTCACAATTGGTTTCCTCTGCTTGCAAAAGTCTTGTGTTTCCTGCCAGACCTGGCTATGGCCAACTGGGGACAAAGTGTCTGGTCAAAGCTAATCATTTTCTGGCAGATATATCAGCTTCTGACTTGAGCCATTACAAT GTTACAATAACACCTGAAGTTACCTCTCGTAAAACAAGCAAAGCCATCGTATCTGAGTTGGTGAGGCTTCACAGGAACACTGACTTGGGGATGAGGCTTCCTGTTTATGATGGAGGAAGAAATCTCTACACTGCTGGCTTGCTTCCTTTTGCATCCAAAGAGTTCTCCATAGTATTGAGCCAGGATGATGAGGGTACTGGTGGTACCAG GGAAAGAGAATTTGAAGTGGTGATAAAGTTTGCAGCTCGTGTCAGCATGCATCAATTACGTGAGCTTCTGAGTGGGAAACAAGTGGACACCCCGCAAGAGGCGCTTACTGTCATTGACATTGTATTGAGGGAGCTTGCAGCTCAGAG CTTCGTCTCAATTGGGAGGTTTCTATATTCTCCGGATTTAAGAAAACCACAGCAATTAGGTGGTGGCCTGGAATCATGGCGTGGCTTCTACCAAAGTATTAGGCCTACTCAGATGGGATTGTCCCTTAATATTG ACATGTCATCAATGGCGTTTATTGAACCACTACCTGTAATTGACTTTGTTGCTCAAATTTTGGGAAAAGACGTGCTCTCAAAGCCACTGTCAGATGCGGATCGTGTCAAG ATTAAGAAAGCCTTAAGAGGTGTGAAAGTGGAAGTTACACATAGAGGAAGTTTTCGAAGGAAGTACAGAATTACAGGATTGACATCACAACCTACAAGGGAGCTCAA TTTCCCTGTCGATGAGAAAATGAACATGAAATCAGTAGTTGATTACTTTCAAGAAATGTATGgatatacaattatatattcTCATCTACCCTGCCTTCAAGTAGGAAGTCAAAAGAAGGTGAACTATTTGCCTATGGAG GCATGTAAGATAGTTGGGGGTCAGAGATATACAAAAGGGCTCAACGAAAAGCAGATAACTTCTCTGCTGAAGGTCTCATGCCAGAGACCACGTGAACAAGAGACAGACATTCTACAG AcaattcaagaaaataattatgagtATAATCCCTATGTAAAGGAGTTTGGTATCAGCATTGACAGCAAACTTGCATCAGTTGAAGCTCGGGTTCTTCCTGCTCCATGG TTGAAATATCACGACACTGGAAGAGAGAAAGAACACTTGCCACAAGTTGGTCAATGGAACATGATGAACAAG AAAGTTATAAACGGAAGCACTGTAAGATATTGGGCATGTATCAATTTCTCACGAAGTATCCAAGAAATTGCTCGCGGGTTTTGCCAACAGTTGGTTCAAATGTGCCAAATCTCAGGCATG gAATTTAGTCTAGACCCTGTGATTCCTATATACACAGCAAGACCTGATATGGTAAAGAAAGCCTTGAAGTACGTACATTCTGCTGTACGAGATAAACTTGGTGGGAAAGAACTAGAGTTGCTAATTGCCATTCTTCCAGATAATAACGGCTCTCTGTATG GTGATCTCAAAAGAATCTGCGAAACAGATCTGGGGTTGATTTCTCAGTGCTGTCTTTCAAAACACGTATTCAAGATCAATAGACAGTATCTGGCAAATGTGGCCTTAAAGATCAATGTCAAG TTGGGAGGAAGGAACACAGTACTTTTGGATGCCTTAAGTTGGAGGATCCCATTGGTTAGTGACATTCCAACAATAATTTTTGGAGCTGATGTGACTCATCCAGAATCTGGAGAGGACCCTTGTCCATCCATTGCTGCT GTTGTAGCTTCCCAGGACTGGCCGGAAGTAACAAAGTATGCAGGATTAGTATGTGCTCAGCCTCATCGTGAGGAACTCATTCAAGATCTTTTTAAGTGTTGGAAGGATCCTCATCATGGTGTAGTTTATGGTGGCATGATCAG AGAGCTGTTACTCTCGTTTAAGAAAGCAACCGGACAAAAACCATTGAGAATAATATTTTACAG GGATGGAGTAAGTGAAGGACAATTCTACCAAGTTTTGTTGTATGAGCTTGATGCCATTCGTAAG GCTTGTGCATCTTTGGAACCGAGTTACCAACCTCCGGTAACATTTGTTGTGGTTCAAAAACGGCATCACACCAGACTTTTCTCAAACAATCATGACGACAGAAACAGCACTGATAAGAGTGGGAATATCTTACCag GTACCGTGGTGGATTCTAAGATCTGTCATCCTACGGAATTCGATTTCTATTTATGCAGTCATGCAGGAATTCAG GGTACAAGTAGACCAGCTCATTATCATGTTCTGTGGGACGAGAACAATTTCACTGCCGATGAGATTCAATCTCTGACCAACAACTTGTGTTACAC ATATGCAAGATGTACACGGTCTGTTTCTGTAG TGCCTCCTGCGTACTATGCTCACTTGGCAGCATACAGAGCTCGTTTCTACATGGAACCAGATGTTCATGAGATTGCTAGATCAAAAGATGAGTCGGTTCGGCCACTACCAGCTCTGAAAGAGAAGGTGAAGAATGTCATGTTTTACTGTTGA
- the LOC114175601 gene encoding GDP-fucose transporter 1, with protein sequence MSLGRLDSWKQQYYTTTGVVVGYALCSSLLAIINKYAITKFNYPGLLTALQYLTSALGVYVLGKLGLLHHDPFTIPTAKKFFPAALVFYLAIFTNTNLLRHANVDTFIVFRSLTPLLVALADTAFRAQPCPSNLTFLSLLLILASAIGYVATDSGFTLTAYSWAFAYLITITTEMVYIKHMVMNLGLNTWGFVLYNNLLSLMMAPFFWFLTGENVQVLAALRSGIFDPAAFYAVSLSCLFGLLISFFGFAARRAVSATAFTVTGVVNKFLTVAINVLIWDKHASPVGLVCLLFTIVGGVLYQQSVSGPVSAPAQPKQLDIENSKGGGIGGGDDDDDLAGESDGTGKLISR encoded by the coding sequence ATGTCGTTGGGTCGATTGGATTCGTGGAAGCAGCAGTACTACACCACCACCGGCGTGGTGGTGGGTTACGCACTCTGCTCCAGTCTTCTCGCCATTATCAACAAATACGCCATAACCAAATTCAACTACCCAGGCCTCTTAACTGCGCTACAATACCTCACCTCCGCGCTCGGCGTCTACGTCCTGGGGAAGCTAGGGCTTCTCCACCACGACCCCTTCACAATCCCCACCGCAAAGAAATTCTTCCCCGCCGCCCTCGTCTTCTACCTCGCCATATTCACCAACACCAACCTCCTCCGCCACGCCAACGTCGACACCTTCATCGTCTTCCGTTCCCTCACCCCCCTCCTCGTCGCCCTCGCCGACACAGCCTTCCGCGCCCAGCCCTGCCCCTCCAACCTCACCTTCCTCTCCCTCCTCCTCATCCTCGCCTCTGCCATCGGCTACGTCGCCACCGATTCCGGCTTCACCCTCACCGCCTACTCATGGGCCTTCGCCTACCTCATCACCATCACCACCGAGATGGTCTACATCAAACACATGGTCATGAACCTCGGCCTCAACACCTGGGGCTTCGTCTTATACAACAACCTCCTCTCCCTCATGATGGCGCCATTCTTCTGGTTCCTCACCGGGGAAAACGTCCAGGTTCTCGCCGCCCTTAGATCCGGCATCTTTGACCCCGCCGCCTTCTACGCCGTCTCGTTGTCTTGCCTCTTCGGATTGCTCATCAGTTTCTTCGGCTTCGCCGCCAGAAGGGCCGTTTCCGCCACGGCGTTCACCGTCACCGGTGTGGTCAACAAGTTCCTCACCGTGGCGATCAACGTCCTCATTTGGGATAAGCATGCTAGCCCTGTCGGGTTGGTTTGTTTGCTTTTCACCATTGTTGGTGGGGTTCTCTATCAGCAGTCCGTCAGTGGGCCTGTCAGTGCTCCGGCCCAGCCCAAGCAGTTGGATATCGAAAACAGCAAAGGTGGTGGCATTGGCGGCGGCGATGACGATGATGATTTGGCAGGTGAGAGTGATGGGACGGGTAAACTTATCTCTAGATGA